The Triplophysa rosa linkage group LG25, Trosa_1v2, whole genome shotgun sequence genome window below encodes:
- the LOC130548561 gene encoding ATP-dependent Clp protease proteolytic subunit-like produces the protein MILIRILMNLIPMVVERKNNEERYFDIYSRLLKERIIFLSGPINDDVASVVVAQLLFLESENSKKDISLYINSVGGIITSGLAIYDTMNFIKPNISTVCIGQASSMGSLLLCAGAKGLRYSLPNSRIMIHQPSGGYQGQATDIEIHTKEILYLRKKITDIYSKHTGKSTKVIDNALERDNFMSPDEALSFGLIDKIVSDNILVEK, from the exons ATGATTTTAATAAG GATTTTAATGAACCTAATTCCTATGGTTgttgaaagaaaaaataacGAGGAACgttattttgatatttattcTAGACTACTAAAAGAGAGAATAATATTCCTTTCTGGGCCAATAAATGATGATGTAGCAAGTGTTGTAGTAGCACAATTACTATTTTTAGAGTCAGAAAATtccaaaaaagacataagtttATACATAAATTCTGTTGGTGGAATTATAACATCTGGTTTAGCAATTTATGATACAATGAATTTCATAAAACCAAACATAAGTACTGTTTGTATTGGACAAGCTTCTTCCATGGGATCGCTGCTTTTATGTGCAGGGGCAAAAGGTTTAAGATACTCTTTACCAAACTCCAGAATAATGATACATCAACCATCAGGCGGATACCAAGGACAAGCAACTGACATTGAAATACATACCAAAGAAATATTATAtctaagaaaaaaaatcactgatATTTATTCTAAACATACTGGAAAATCAACCAAGGTAATAGACAATGCTTTAGAGAGGGATAATTTCATGTCTCCAGATGAAGCATTAAGTTTTGGATTGATTGACAAAATAGTATCAGATAATATTTTAGTTGAAAAATAA
- the LOC130548562 gene encoding ATP-dependent Clp protease ATP-binding subunit ClpX-like: MKKCSFCKSNTEDAGQVVVTPDKNACICAECIRLCIHAIDVDSSSDIEIKKISKKSKSKSSKKIKPCLLPHQIVDKLNEFIIGQDEAKKILSVAVYNHYKRLQNIEENGELEIEKSNILMLGPTGCGKTLLAKTLAKILDVPFAIADATSLTEAGYVGDDVENILMYLIQNADYDVEKAQKGIIYIDEIDKIVKKTTGTSITRDVSGEGVQQALLKIIEGTVANVSPNSSRKNPQDRMIKIDTSNILFICGGAFVNLDKTIESRLDKSSIGFNKPKMDSKNTENKSFYEIAKQVNTQDLINYGLIPEFVSRLPITIVLHELDESAIVKILTETKNSITKQYIKLFAMDNVELKFENESIVAIAKKTIEQKTGARGLRSIIEKTLLDFMYTIPQNNEIKEIMIDAKKV, translated from the coding sequence ATGAAAAAGTGCTCATTTTGTAAATCTAATACTGAAGATGCTGGCCAGGTTGTTGTAACACCTGACAAAAATGCATGTATATGTGCTGAATGTATAAGACTTTGCATTCATGCAATTGATGTTGATAGTAGCAGtgatatagaaataaaaaaaataagcaaGAAAAGTAAATCTAAATCCAGCAAGAAAATTAAGCCCTGCCTATTACCGCACCAAATTGTAGACAAACTAAATGAGTTCATAATTGGACAAGATGAAGCAAAGAAAATATTATCTGTAGCAGTTTACAATCATTATAAAAGATTACAAAACATTGAAGAGAATGGTGAATTAGAAATTGAAAAATCGAACATTTTAATGTTAGGTCCAACAGGTTGTGGCAAAACCTTATTAGCCAAGACATTAGCCAAGATATTAGATGTACCTTTTGCAATTGCTGATGCAACAAGCCTAACTGAAGCAGGATATGTTGGTGATGAtgttgaaaacattttaatgtatttaatccAAAATGCAGATTATGATGTTGAAAAGGCTCAGAAGGGAATTATATATATTGATGAGATagacaaaattgtaaaaaaaacaactggGACATCAATAACCAGAGATGTATCTGGTGAGGGAGTTCAACaagcattattaaaaataattgaagGTACAGTTGCGAATGTATCTCCAAATTCATCCAGAAAAAACCCTCAAGACAGGATGATCAAAATTGATACCAGCAATATACTTTTCATATGTGGTGGAGCTTTTGTAAATCTAGACAAGACAATTGAAAGCAGACTAGACAAGTCTAGCATAGGATTTAATAAGCCAAAAATGGAcagtaaaaacacagaaaacaaatctTTTTATGAAATAGCAAAGCAAGTTAATACGCAAGATCTTATTAATTATGGACTAATACCTGAGTTTGTAAGCAGACTACCAATAACAATAGTACTTCATGAGCTTGATGAAAGTGCTATAGTAAAAATACTAACTGAAACCAAAAATTCAATTACAAAGCAGTATATTAAGCTTTTTGCGATGGACAATGTAGAGCttaaatttgaaaatgaaagtatAGTTGCTATTGCCAAAAAAACCATTGAGCAAAAAACAGGAGCTAGAGGATTAAGGTCAATAATTGAAAAAACACTACTAGATTTTATGTATACTATACCGCAGAATAATGAAATCAAAGAAATAATGATTGATGCTAAAAAAGTTTAG
- the LOC130548563 gene encoding lon protease-like, translating into MKEYYLVDKNANADLITNLENTKEVNKIIVFIAQQLNLDNEKQQEIINTQCIAERIELIIQFIKDEIEIVKAESKIRNIVRDQIEKRQKDIYLNEQLQAIHKELGTDKTNSEFEKIEKKLNQIKMPKETKDSMYEYLSKLQMMNPISAEATVLLNYLHVICSLPWNKNKKIKINLERTEKILEESHFGLDKIKERILEYLAVQKHTNNKLAGPIICLIGPPGVGKTSLGKSIADSMDREFISIPLGGVSDEAEIRGHRRTYIGAMPGRIIQKLSKLKYNNPVVVLDEIDKISSDFRGDPSSALLQVLDPEQNKKFLDNYLDVDYDLSQVMFICTANTLNMSTPLIDRMEIIRLSSYTQEEKFEIAKKHLITKNMESHNLTKKEIKISDGAIKNLIKHYTQEAGVRNLEREIAKLCRKATKKIINIEEHNKNNKLNKEEFKTIEITDKNLEEFLGVKKFLNEEASKKNEIGLATGLAWTEER; encoded by the exons ATGAAGGAATATTATCTTGTAGACAAAAATGCAAATGcagatttaattactaatttAGAAAATACAAAAGAAGTCAACAAGATTATTGTATTTATTGCTCAGCAATTAAATCTAGACAATGAAAAACAGcaagaaataataaatacacagtGTATTGCTGAGAGGATTGAGCTAATAATACAGTTTATCAAGGATGAAATTGAAATAGTAAAAGCTGAAAGCAAAATCCGCAACATAGTCCGAGACCAAATAGAAAAGCGTCAAAAggatatatatttaaatgaacaattacAAGCAATACACAAAGAATTAGGAACTGACAAAACAAATTCAGAGtttgaaaaaattgaaaaaaagcTTAATCAGATAAAAATGCCAAAGGAAACCAAAGACAGCATGTATGAATATCTGAGCAAACTACAGATGATGAATCCAATATCTGCGGAAGCAACTGTACTTCTAAATTATCTTCATGTAATATGCAGCCTACCAtggaacaagaacaagaaaattaaaattaatctagaaagaacagaaaaaatCCTTGAAGAAAGTCATTTTGGATTAGACAAAATAAAAGAGAGGATATTAGAATATTTAGCGGTACAGAAGCATACAAACAACAAACTTGCTGGGCCAATAATATGTTTAATAGGGCCACCGGGGGTTGGGAAGACATCATTAGGAAAATCAATTGCCGATTCAATGGACAGAGAGTTCATATCAATACCTCTTGGAGGGGTATCTGATGAAGCAGAAATCAGAGGTCATAGGCGCACATATATTGGTGCAATGCCTGGGAGGATAATCCAAAAAttatcaaaattaaaatataataatccAGTAGTAGTACTTGATGAGATAGACAAAATTAGTTCAGATTTCCGAGGTGATCCATCTTCAGCCCTATTACAAGTATTAGATCCAGAGCAAAACAAGAAGTTTTTAGACAATTACCTAGATGTTGATTATGACTTATCGCAAGTTATGTTCATATGTACAGCGAATACATTAAACATGTCTACACCGTTAATTGACAGAATGGAGATCATAAGATTATCAAGTTATACTCAGGAAGAAAAGTTTGAAATTGCAAAGAAgcatttaattacaaaaaacatggaaTCTCATAATTTAACTAAGAAAGAGATCAAAATATCTGATGGAGCAATTAAAAATTTAATCAAGCACTATACCCAAGAAGCCGGGGTACGTAATCTAGAACGTGAAATAGCGAAATTATGCCGTAAAGCAACcaaaaaaattattaatattgaagagcataataaaaacaataagttgAATAAAGAAGAGTTCAAAACAATAGAAATAACAGACAAAAATCTAGAGGAATTTTTAGGGGTAAAGAAATTTCTCAATGAAGAAGCAAGCAAGAAAAATGAAATTGGACTTGCAACTGGATTAGCTTGGACAGAG GAGAGATAA